A single Camelus ferus isolate YT-003-E chromosome 3, BCGSAC_Cfer_1.0, whole genome shotgun sequence DNA region contains:
- the SPARC gene encoding SPARC, whose translation MRAWIFFLLCLAGRALAAPQQEALPDETEVVEETVAEVAEAPVGANPVQVEVGEFDDGAEEAEEEVAAENPCQNHHCKHGKVCELDENNAPMCVCQDPTSCPAPIGEFEKVCSNDNKTFDSSCHFFATKCTLEGTKKGHKLHLDYIGPCKYIPPCLDSELTEFPLRMRDWLKNVLVTLYERDEDNNLLTEKQKLRVKKIHENEKRLEAGDHPVELLARDFEKNYNMYIFPVHWQFGQLDQHPIDGYLSHTELAPLRAPLIPMEHCTTRFFETCDLDNDKYIALDEWAGCFGIKEKDIDKDLVI comes from the exons ATGAGGGCCTggattttcttcctcctttgcctGGCCGGGAGGGCCTTGGCAGCCCCT CAACAGGAAGCCCTGCCCGATGAGACGGAGGTGGTGGAGGAAACCGTGGCTGAGGTGGCCGAG gcacCTGTGGGAGCCAACCCCGTCCAGGTAGAAGTAGGAGAATTTGATGATGGCGCCGAGGAAGCCGAGGAGGAGGTGGCGGCTGAAA ACCCCTGCCAGAACCACCACTGCAAACACGGCAAGGTGTGCGAGCTGGACGAGAACAACGCCCCCATGTGTGTGTGCCAGGACCCCACCAGCTGCCCTGCCCCCATCGGCGAGTTTGAGAAG GTGTGCAGCAATGATAACAAGACCTTCGACTCTTCCTGCCACTTCTTTGCCACCAAGTGCACACTGGAGGGCACCAAGAAGGGCCACAAACTCCACCTGGACTACATTGGGCCTTGCAAGT ACATTCCCCCTTGCCTGGACTCCGAGCtgacggaattccccctgcgcaTGCGGGACTGGCTCAAGAACGTCCTGGTCACACTGTACGAGAGGGACGAGGACAACAACCTGCTGACCGAGAAGCAGAAGCTGCGA GTGAAGAAAATCCACGAGAATGAGAAGCGCCTGGAGGCCGGAGACCACCCCGTGGAGCTGCTGGCGCGGGACTTCGAGAAGAACTACAACATGTACATCTTCCCCGTGCACTGGCAGTTCGGCCAGCTGGACCAGCACCCCATTGATGG GTACCTGTCCCACACCGAACTGGCCCCACTGCGTGCACCCCTCATCCCCATGGAGCACTGCACCACCCGCTTTTTCGAGACCTGTGACCTGGACAATGACAAGTACATCGCCCTGGATGAGTGGGCCGGCTGCTTCGGCATCAAGGAGA AGGACATCGACAAGGACCTCGTGATCTAA